GCTGGTGCCCCCCCGACCGCCTCCCACTCTGCCGTAACCACTTGAGGCTTGATCGAAATTTCAGCGATCCGTCGTCGTTCAgtttgaaggaaccatgaacgGCTCTCTCCTGACCCCTCCCAGCCCGCGCGCGTCCAACGCcacccccctgcctccctccccgtctccctccccctcgcccccttccccctccctcctgcccccgccgcccccgcctcccccggcccacacctcctccctgtccGACACgccgaccccctccccctccccctcgctcagCTGGACGGATTTCTGCGAGCTGCACGCGCGGGTCGCCGCCGGCGACTTCGCCCGCCACTTCCGCGCCTTCCTGCTGGAGAACCCGCACTACTCGCCCGACTCGGCCGCCGCCTTCTGCCGCCGCTTCACCGACCGCTTCGTCCGCCACTTCGAGAGCGAGCTGGAGGCCGGCGCCCTGGGGAAGGAGGCGGGGGGCTGGGTCCCCAACTCGGACGCCACCTCCCTGGAAGAGGAGCCCTCGCCGCCCCTGGCCCCGGACGCCGCCCCATCCGCCCCGTGCCCGGCGGCGCTGCCGCGCGCGGCGCCCAAGCCCGCGTCGGGCCGGGGGCCGGCAGAGGGGCGCGGCGGGCCGCGGGTCCcgccatcctcctcctccttccaggACCCCTacgcccaggcccaggccctccccccgtcctcgtcctcctcctgctcctcctccatggGCGGGAACAACGGGAAGCGGGAGGAGCCCGGCACGACGGTCAGGCGCTGCCCCGGCAACGCCCCCGCCGGAGGCGGGgacagggaagaggaggaggagggctgggcggggccgacGCTGGAGGAaggcggagagggggaggagggagaggggggcgagaTGGAGGCCTTCCCGGAGAACGCGGACGGGTGCCCTGCGCCGAAAAGCTTCCCCTCCGCGACGCCCTCGGCGGTCAAGGGCAACGGTACGGCCGCGGGGGGCAAccccaaaaacaaactgaagaagCGGTTCTCCCTGCGGAACGTGGGGCGGAGCGTGCGGGGCAGCGTCCGCGGGATCCTGCACTGGCGCAGCTCCTCCAGCGAGTCGCCGCAGAACTGCAGCCCCGCCAGCTCGCTGACCTCCAGCTACAGCTACACCATGGGCGTGCAGGACGGCAAGAGGGGCGCCGGCCCGCCGCCCCaggccccctcctccctgcccgtctccctctccctccccctctccctcccccactcctcctcctcctccctgcccccgtcctcctccagcagcgccacctccctctccctctcggaGGCGAGGGACCGGCGGAGGAGCAacggggagggaggagggggggcggagaagGAGAAGTGGAGCCACCGGCTGGACAAGCTGCGCCTTTCCCGCTCGCCTCCCCCGctcctgcctcccccctcctccctctccccgtccGCCTCGCTCCCCCCGAGCAGCGCCGCCGGCTCCAGGAAGCCCGGGAGGCTGGTGCGGGAGGGGGGCGTGACGGTCAGCTCCTCCTCGGACGAGTTCTCGGGGACCCACAGCTTCTCGGGGTTCTCCTTCGGACTTTACCACCTGCATCACAGCGCCGACGAGGGCGGCCCCGCTCCCAGCGCCGCGCCGACGGGCGCCGCTCCCCCTCccgccacagggggcgctgtgggctGGCGGGGCGGCCGCTGGCAGAAGTGCCGCCTGGTCCTgcgggccagagagagagagggaggggaaagaggggaggaCTACTTCCTGGAGTTTTTCATCCCGCCCAAGGTGAGTGCACAGGCATGGCGTATTAAACGCTCTACCTGTCTGCTGTTCgtattcataattataactgcCCCGTTCTTTACCTCCAGTGTTCAAATGAACCTCTTCCCTCTCGCAGTCCTCCAAGCCCCGGCTAGCTATCCCATGTAGCTCCATTCTGGATGTGAGAAGCACTACAGCCCTGGAAGTGCCGGACAAAGAGAACACTTTTTTCCTGCAGGTATTGCCTCCTTCTCCGCTTGTGCTGAGTTCAgctcctgtgctgtgctgtagctatgtctgtgcctgtctgctgtctgtgtctttgATCTGTAGTGCTGTCAGTTCCTGTGCCTGCttgctgtctgtgcctgtgtct
This genomic window from Anguilla rostrata isolate EN2019 chromosome 17, ASM1855537v3, whole genome shotgun sequence contains:
- the sh2b1 gene encoding SH2B adapter protein 1, which codes for MNGSLLTPPSPRASNATPLPPSPSPSPSPPSPSLLPPPPPPPPAHTSSLSDTPTPSPSPSLSWTDFCELHARVAAGDFARHFRAFLLENPHYSPDSAAAFCRRFTDRFVRHFESELEAGALGKEAGGWVPNSDATSLEEEPSPPLAPDAAPSAPCPAALPRAAPKPASGRGPAEGRGGPRVPPSSSSFQDPYAQAQALPPSSSSSCSSSMGGNNGKREEPGTTVRRCPGNAPAGGGDREEEEEGWAGPTLEEGGEGEEGEGGEMEAFPENADGCPAPKSFPSATPSAVKGNGTAAGGNPKNKLKKRFSLRNVGRSVRGSVRGILHWRSSSSESPQNCSPASSLTSSYSYTMGVQDGKRGAGPPPQAPSSLPVSLSLPLSLPHSSSSSLPPSSSSSATSLSLSEARDRRRSNGEGGGGAEKEKWSHRLDKLRLSRSPPPLLPPPSSLSPSASLPPSSAAGSRKPGRLVREGGVTVSSSSDEFSGTHSFSGFSFGLYHLHHSADEGGPAPSAAPTGAAPPPATGGAVGWRGGRWQKCRLVLRAREREGGERGEDYFLEFFIPPKSSKPRLAIPCSSILDVRSTTALEVPDKENTFFLQIEGPVQYVIETRDAVQMRAWLSDIRNAICLSEQEDIEGVCGGGQTDISGTPEFGDRLSQVCYGGVGGSSPLLEPLPPELPPRAPLDESDSRLLGGGGASLGTPFAETPDATGSFLFSDVATPLTETVEHPLSECQWFHGTLSRLKAAQLVLAGGTASHGVFLVRQSETRRGEYVLTFNFQGKAKHLRLSLNEDGQCRVQHLWFQSIFDMLEHFRVHPIPLESGGASDVTLISFVGATAVRQPGRDRAGSRPTVCDVITPRHPDSPSTPISDCVLDQQTP